Proteins from a genomic interval of Debaryomyces hansenii CBS767 chromosome E complete sequence:
- a CDS encoding DEHA2E11594p (similar to uniprot|P15705 Saccharomyces cerevisiae YOR027W STI1 Heat shock protein also induced by canavanine and entry into stationary phase), producing MSAEEFKAQGNQYFAAKDFTKAIEYFTKAIEASPTPNHVLYSNRSASYASLKNFKKALEDAEECVKVNDSWAKGYNRVASAQHGLGNLDEAKTSYKKALELDSNNAMAKDGLKSVEDSERSRNSQPDMGLGAMFSDPNLITNLKNNPKTSELMKDPELVQKVVNMQTNPQANATQFLSDPRLMTIMATLMGIDMDAPEPPQQQQPSQSAPKSETKQEPKSEPKKESAPEPKDVEMEDVSSSSKADADAAKAEGNKLYKSKKFDEAIEQYNKAWESHNDITYLNNRAAAEYEKGDYDTAIKTCETAIEQGREVRADYKLIAKSFARLGNTYLKKNDLQSAVKYFDKSLTEHRTPDILNKLRATQRDIKIQEALSYVDPEKAEEARLQGKEYFTKGDWPNAVKAYTEMVKRAPEDARGYSNRAAALAKLMSFPDAVQDCNKAIEKDPSFIRAYIRKANAQLAMREYSQVMETLNIAREKDLEVGEGKNVSEIDQLFNKASSQRFQALEGETPEQTMERVSRDPEIVGILQDPVMQGILGQARENPAALQDHMRNPEVSKKINMLIAAGVIRTR from the coding sequence ATGTCAGCAGAAGAATTTAAAGCCCAAGGTAACCAATACTTCGCAGCTAAGGATTTCACCAAAGCTATTGAGTATTTTACAAAAGCCATTGAGGCATCACCAACACCAAATCATGTTTTGTATTCCAATAGGTCAGCATCGTATGCAtcgttgaagaatttcaaaaaggCTTTAGAAGATGCTGAAGAATGTGTCAAGGTTAACGATTCATGGGCTAAGGGATATAATCGTGTCGCCTCTGCCCAACACGGATTAGGTAACTTAGATGAAGCTAAAACTTCGTATAAGAAGGCATTAGAATTAGACTCGAACAATGCCATGGCCAAGGATGGATTAAAGAGTGTCGAAGATAGTGAGAGATCTAGAAACTCCCAGCCTGATATGGGCTTAGGAGCTATGTTCTCTGATCCTAACTTGATTACgaacttgaagaataacCCAAAGACTAGTGAATTGATGAAGGACCCAGAATTAGTTCAAAAGGTTGTTAACATGCAAACGAATCCACAAGCGAACGCAACCCAGTTTTTGAGTGACCCAAGATTGATGACCATTATGGCCACCTTGATGGGTATTGACATGGATGCTCCTGAACCAccacaacaacaacagccTTCTCAATCGGCCCCAAAGTCTGAAACAAAACAAGAGCCAAAGTCTGAACCAAAGAAAGAGTCTGCTCCAGAACCAAAGGATGTTGAAATGGAAGATGTATCATCTTCGTCTAAGGCCGATGCTGATGCTGCAAAAGCGGAAGGTAATAAGTTGTACAAACTGAAAAAATTCGATGAAGCAATTGAACAATACAATAAGGCTTGGGAATCGCATAATGACATTACTTACTTGAACAATCGTGCTGCTGCAGAATATGAAAAGGGTGATTATGATACTGCCATTAAAACTTGCGAAACTGCTATTGAACAAGGTAGGGAGGTAAGAGCTGATTATAAGCTTATTGCTAAGTCTTTTGCAAGATTAGGAAATACCTACTTGAAAAAGAACGATTTACAGTCTGCTGTTAAGtactttgataaatctttGACTGAACATAGAACCCctgatattttgaataaattaagaGCTACTCAAAGAGATATAAAGATTCAAGAAGCATTAAGCTATGTTGATCCAGAAAAAGCTGAAGAAGCTAGATTACAAGGTAAGGAATACTTTACTAAAGGTGATTGGCCTAACGCGGTGAAAGCTTATACTGAAATGGTTAAGAGAGCTCCTGAAGATGCAAGAGGTTATTCTAACAGAGCTGCAGCATTAGCTAAATTAATGTCGTTCCCTGATGCTGTTCAAGATTGTAACAAAGCTATTGAAAAGGATCCATCGTTTATCAGAGCTTATATTAGAAAGGCTAATGCCCAATTGGCTATGAGAGAATATTCTCAAGTTATGGAGACCTTAAATATTGCTAGAGAAAAGGATTTAGAAGTTGGTGAAGGTAAGAATGTTTCTGAAATTGACCAATTATTTAACAAGGCTCTGTCACAAAGATTCCAAGCCCTCGAAGGCGAAACACCGGAACAAACTATGGAAAGAGTTTCAAGGGATCCTGAAATTGTTGGTATTTTACAAGACCCTGTTATGCAAGGTATTTTAGGGCAAGCAAGAGAAAACCCTGCTGCTTTACAAGACCACATGAGAAATCCAGAGGTTAGTAAGAAGATTAATATGTTAATAGCTGCTGGTGTAATTCGTACCAgataa
- a CDS encoding DEHA2E11616p (similar to uniprot|P38749 Saccharomyces cerevisiae YHL009C YAP3 bZIP transcription factor), whose protein sequence is MEYNKASPLMDASYWDQELNNNNYLGEGMRLELNQQNVDIFNNAQYPSSNEDMLDDRPYKYANNESISTSSSPSGIVNSHLNSKANGIFSPVSVSEDKKKPKSKKQFLNEQDAMLIAKDDSELNEEELQMKRKAQNRAAQRAFRERKETKLKELECKLAESEEEKRRLLSQLNLAKQQNISISTENEYLKNKSSSEQNLVNKSDDTMNVVFPKNQRDFIYGLAGNHEVNNYTINKVYENPEVPGRKLLAVGAVWDYLQLKSQESEKYENLDILEIMGRLKGNERCHGYGPAYPLELVEQVVNECSVLR, encoded by the coding sequence ATGGAATATAATAAGGCGTCACCACTAATGGATGCTTCTTATTGGGATCAGGAGCtaaacaataataactATTTGGGAGAGGGGATGAGACTAGAATTGAATCAGCAGaatgttgatatttttaataatgcacAATACCCTTCTTCAAACGAGGATATGTTGGACGATCGGCCATATAAATATGCTAATAATGAGTCGATAAGCACAAGCTCGTCTCCAAGTGGTATCGTTAACTCACATCTAAATTCTAAGGCTAACGGAATATTCTCGCCAGTATCTGTTTCAGAAGATAAGAAGaaaccaaaatcaaaaaagcAGTTTTTGAACGAACAAGATGCGATGTTAATTGCCAAGGATGATTCGGAACTAAATGAGGAAGAGcttcaaatgaaaagaaaggCCCAAAATAGGGCAGCACAAAGAGCTTTCCGTGAACGGAAAGAAACCAAGCTAAAGGAACTAGAATGCAAATTAGCGGAGTCTGAAGAAGAGAAACGACGTCTATTaagtcaattgaatttagCTAAACaacagaatatttcaatactGACAGAAAACGAGtatttgaagaacaaaTCTTCCTCCGAGCAAAACCTTGTCAACAAATCCGACGATACTATGAACGTTGTATTCCCCAAAAATCAAAGGGATTTCATATATGGATTGGCAGGAAACCACGAGGTCAATAACTATACCATAAACAAAGTGTATGAGAATCCCGAAGTGCCAGGTAGAAAGTTATTGGCCGTCGGTGCAGTTTGGGATTACTTGCAGTTGAAATCACAAGAAAGTGAGAAGTATGAAAACTTGGACATATTAGAGATAATGGGTCGTCTAAAGGGAAATGAAAGATGTCATGGGTATGGTCCTGCGTATCCTTTGGAGTTGGTAGAACAGGTTGTTAACGAGTGTTCGGTATTGCGATAA
- a CDS encoding DEHA2E11660p (similar to uniprot|Q9UUE4 Schizosaccharomyces pombe Spbc17g9.05 putative peptidyl prolyl cis-trans isomerase with RNA binding region) codes for MSVLLETTEGNIVIDLFIDQQPLACYNFLKLCKLNYYFFTPFYNLHKDLIVSSGDPDYPENTDGDAINSFGDVNVNNTTVKQNKYLPVPNSQHEYVDNSIGLVSFVTKKDTNGKDLVIGSQFTISLTENTENLKSFSQVYFGKVVEGFQVLEKINLSVVENLETRRLLKDIRITHTHNIYDPFPDPNFMHKKKSTEMPSDIQIANMRIPDLVSEESLEDSSTYSALALELMDDLPHYQIKPSPRTLFVAKLNPITTSESLNIIFNRFGKVINCNVVADHKTNKSLCYGFVEFEDKQQADQAYSKLKDGCIIDGRNVVIDFSQSVKNMKLQR; via the coding sequence ATGAGTGTTCTTTTAGAAACAACAGAAGGTAATATAGTCATTGACTTGTTTATTGACCAACAACCGTTAGCATGCTATAATTTCCTTAAACTATGCAAGTTGAACTATTATTTCTTTACACCATTTTATAATTTGCACAAGGACTTAATAGTGAGCAGCGGAGACCCAGATTATCCAGAGAACACAGATGGGGATGCAATTAACAGTTTCGGGGATGTAAATGTTAATAATACGACAGTGAAGCAGAATAAGTATTTACCTGTACCAAACTCACAGCACGAATATGTTGATAATAGTATTGGACTAGTGTCGTTCGTTACCAAAAAGGATACAAATGGAAAAGATCTAGTCATTGGTTCACAGTTTACAATCAGTCTTACAGAAAATACAGAAAATTTGAAGTCATTCAGCCAGGTATATTTTGGTAAAGTGGTAGAGGGATTTCAGGTATTGGAGAAGATCAATTTGTCGGTAGTTGAGAACTTAGAAACAAGGAGATTATTGAAGGATATACGGATTACTCATACCCACAATATTTATGACCCCTTTCCAGATCCTAACTTCATGCATAAGAAAAAATCGACGGAGATGCCCTCTGATATACAGATTGCAAATATGAGGATTCCTGATTTGGTTTCTGAAGAACTGTTAGAAGATAGTTCGACATATCTGGCGTTAGCATTGGAGCTAATGGACGATTTGCCacattatcaaattaaaCCTTCGCCAAGAACATTATTTGTTGCAAAACTAAATCCTATAACTACATCggaatcattaaatatcatatttaaCAGGTTTGGCAAAGTGATTAATTGCAATGTGGTTGCGGATCATAAAACAAACAAAAGTTTATGTTATGGGTTTGTCGAATTCGAAGACAAACAGCAGGCAGATCAAGCTTATAGTAAATTGAAGGATGGTTGCATTATTGATGGCAGAAACGTGGTGATAGACTTCTCGCAATCGgtgaagaatatgaaacTACAGAGATAA
- a CDS encoding DEHA2E11682p (similar to uniprot|P53849 Saccharomyces cerevisiae YNL255C GIS2 Putative zinc finger protein proposed to be involved in the RAS/cAMP signaling pathway and highly similar to ca|CA2534|IPF12793 Candida albicans IPF12793), which translates to MAAVFPRSCYKCGEAGHLADNCQQEQRLCYNCRQPGHESNDCPAPKQATQKQCYSCGDLGHVQSDCPTQSQGAKCYNCGQFGHISKNCTEAGNESAKKPASSKLQKPATTCYKCGGPNHYARDCQAGVVKCYACGKTGHISKDCNSASGGEFTSKTCYNCGKSGHISKECDE; encoded by the coding sequence atggCTGCTGTTTTCCCAAGAAGTTGTTACAAGTGTGGTGAAGCTGGACATTTAGCTGATAATTGTCAACAAGAACAAAGGTTATGTTATAACTGTCGCCAACCGGGACATGAATCTAATGACTGCCCAGCTCCAAAACAAGCTACTCAAAAGCAATGTTACTCATGTGGTGATTTAGGACACGTTCAAAGTGACTGTCCAACACAATCCCAAGGTGCTAAGTGTTACAACTGTGGACAATTTGGACACATTTCTAAGAACTGTACCGAGGCGGGCAATGAATCGGCTAAAAAGCCTGCAAGCAGTAAATTACAAAAGCCAGCCACTACTTGTTACAAGTGTGGTGGACCAAACCATTATGCCAGAGACTGTCAAGCTGGTGTTGTTAAGTGTTATGCATGTGGTAAGACTGGTCACATTTCCAAGGACTGTAACTCCGCATCGGGTGGTGAATTCACCTCCAAGACTTGTTACAACTGTGGTAAATCTGGTCACATTTCTAAGGAATGTGATGAATAA
- a CDS encoding DEHA2E11704p (similar to uniprot|P53848 Saccharomyces cerevisiae YNL256W FOL1 Multifunctional enzyme of the folic acid biosynthesis pathway has dihydropteroate synthetase dihydro-6-hydroxymethylpterin pyrophosphokinase and dihydroneopterin aldolase activities) yields the protein MLQDTVFINNLASIAITGKDAWNRPTPQPITISVSLNTDFHQASVTDNLKYSLNYAVISRNIAEYMKANEHRNFKSLGSIAESVGEIVLDDKKGGGHQAVVSIKSNKSEIRTDSIEYKICRSRIEDIESPDEINVYGLKLLTVIGVFTFERLQKQIVDINISIKLERNANISIHKIIDELTLYVESSNFKTVEALVMKIGQLVMQNHGDGIQNVSATVTKPNAITFTDGVGVSSNMSKASFKDVDPITDIGINVNSVPNFNLPISVEDSTFNKYEEHIAYIAIGSNQENQLSNINNALQLLSSYDIKLLATSSLYISKPMYFKDQPDFYNGAIKVSFKDKTPHELLKALKQIEYDHVKRVKEFENGPRTIDLDILLIDDIILNTDDLIVPHKSMLERTFVLQPLCELFGPDVLHPLSAEPLHNHSRQLFTSETNESIQESSNLLQIVPIPRLPDASNPLKFDHVENKRKTLIMGILNMTPDSFSDGGKNYHKSINEILENANQLIEQGADILDIGGVSTRPGSVEPSVQEELDRLLPVVRAIRESSNNALSQCVISIDTYRAKIAEECLLAGADVINDISMGLYDDCMFDVVAKYGCPYIMNHTRGTPQTMSKLTTYESNTNEDIIEYLTDPVTGHHISLPKPDVENLINGVSRELGLQIFKAFSKGVKKWQVVLDPGIGFAKNVSQNISVIKHASAFKNYSMLLNKRDDDNHINHSYVSFNGLCTLLGPSRKKFLGTICNEPVASERVISTAASVMACIQQNTDIIRVHDVSEMKKTCLTGDAIYKGIY from the coding sequence ATGCTACAAGATACAGTTttcataaataatttggcTTCCATAGCAATTACTGGTAAAGATGCCTGGAATAGACCAACACCGCAACCGATTACAATATCTGTATCATTGAATACTGATTTTCACCAGGCTTCCGTTACTGACAACCTTAAgtattcattaaattaCGCAGTCATATCAAGGAATATTGCCGAATATATGAAAGCAAATGAACATAGGAATTTCAAATCCTTAGGAAGCATTGCTGAGTCGGTTGGAGAAATTGTACTAGATGATAAAAAGGGAGGAGGACATCAAGCTGTTGTTTCCATTAAGAGTAATAAATCAGAGATACGGACTGATAGTATTGAGTACAAAATATGTAgatcaagaattgaagacaTTGAATCACCCGATGAGATCAATGTTTATGGATTAAAGTTATTAACCGTCATTGGTGTTTTTACATTTGAAAGGTTACAGAAACAGATTGTAGATATTAACATTTCGATAAAATTGGAAAGAAATGCTAACATATCAATCCATAAGATTATCGATGAACTAACTCTTTACGTTGaatcttctaatttcaaGACGGTAGAAGCTTTGGTTATGAAGATTGGTCAATTAGTGATGCAAAATCATGGTGATGGAATTCAAAATGTTTCTGCCACTGTTACAAAGCCTAATGCAATTACTTTCACTGATGGTGTAGGAGTTTCGTCGAACATGTCCAAAGCTTCATTTAAAGATGTTGATCCAATTACCgatattggaattaatgTTAATTCGGTAcctaattttaatttaccAATATCTGTTGAGGACTCTACATTTAACAAGTATGAGGAACATATTGCTTATATTGCAATTGGATCTAATCAGGAAAACCAACTTTCAAACATTAACAATGCATTGCAGTTATTGTCATCTTAcgatattaaattattagcCACTTCATCATTGTATATTTCAAAGCCAATGTATTTTAAAGATCAACCAGATTTTTATAATGGTGCAATTAAAGTTTCATTCAAGGATAAGACACCACATGAATTACTCAAGGCATTaaaacaaattgaatacgATCATGTAAAAAGAgtcaaagaatttgaaaatggtCCAAGGACTATAGATCTTGACATTCTATTAATCGAtgatattatattgaacACTGATGATTTAATAGTTCCACATAAATCTATGTTGGAAAGAACCTTTGTCTTGCAACCGTTATGTGAATTATTTGGTCCGGATGTATTACATCCTCTTAGTGCTGAACCACTTCATAACCACTCACGACAATTATTCACCAGTGAGACAAACGAACTGATTCAAGAGTCGTCTAATTTGTTACAAATTGTACCAATTCCGAGATTGCCTGATGCAAGTAATCCTTTGAAGTTTGATCatgttgaaaataaacGTAAGACACTAATTATGGGCATTCTCAACATGACCCCTGATTCATTTAGTGATGGGGGAAAGAACTACCATAAATCTATCAACGAGATCCTTGAGAACGCGAACCAATTAATAGAACAAGGTGCTGATATCTTGGATATCGGTGGTGTTTCTACCAGACCCGGAAGTGTCGAGCCTTCCGTGCAAGAAGAGCTTGATCGATTGCTACCTGTGGTCAGAGCCATCAGAGAGTCTTCGAATAATGCATTATCACAATGTGTGATATCAATTGATACATATAGAGCCAAAATCGCCGAAGAGTGCTTATTGGCTGGTGCTGACGTTATCAATGATATTTCTATGGGTCTTTATGATGATTGTATGTTCGATGTGGTTGCAAAATATGGATGTCCATACATCATGAATCATACGAGGGGTACCCCACAAACCATGTCAAAGCTAACAACCTACGAATCAAATacaaatgaagatataATCGAGTACTTGACTGATCCTGTCACAGGACATCACATTTCCCTTCCAAAGCCCGATGTGGAGAACTTAATCAACGGTGTTTCTAGAGAACTTGGTttacaaattttcaaagcaTTCAGCAAGGGTGTTAAGAAATGGCAAGTGGTATTGGATCCTGGTATCGGTTTCGCTAAAAACGTATCCCAAAATATCAGCGTTATCAAGCATGCCTCTgcattcaaaaattattccatgttattgaataaaagaGATGATGACAATCATATTAATCATTCCTACGTTAGTTTTAATGGTTTATGTACTCTTTTAGGTCCTTCTAGAAAGAAGTTTTTAGGTACTATATGCAACGAGCCAGTCGCATCTGAAAGAGTTATAAGTACTGCAGCATCGGTCATGGCCTGTATTCAACAGAATACTGACATAATTAGAGTTCACGATGTTTCtgaaatgaagaagacatGTTTAACAGGTGATGCTATATATAAAGGAATATATTAA